Genomic segment of Pseudomonas iranensis:
GGTCAAAGGCAAACCGCTGGTGCTGCTCGGGCAGAGTCTGGGCGGCGCGATGTCGGTGCATTGGCTGGCGCAGCACCCGGAGCGGCAAAAACAACTCAAGGCCCTGGTGCTGGATGGCGTGCCGGCCAGTTATCGCAGTGTCGGCCAATTCGCCCTCAGCACTTCGTGGCTGACCTGGCCATTGCAAGTGCCGCTGTCGTGGCTGGTGCCGGACGGCGACAGCGCAATCAACTCGATGGCGCAGCTGACCGGCGTGCCGAAGCTGATCTTCCACAGCATCGACGACCCGCTGGTGCCAATGGCCAACGGCATTCGCCTGTATCAGGCCGCGCCGCCGCCGCGCGTGTTGCAGCTGACCCGGGGTGGTCATGTGCAAACCTTCGGCGACCCGGTGTGGCGTCAGGTCATGCTGCGCTACCTCGATGATCCCAAACACTTCGAAGGCCTGCGCCGCCTCGGCGAAATCCCCAACTATCCGCCGCCCCCGAATTCTGAAGATGAGACCCCGCAATGACTGAAGAACGTAATGCCATCCCGCTGATCATCACCGGTATCTGCAGCATCCTCGGCACCGTCGGGGCGCTGTGGTACTACGGCTACCTGCACTTTGCCAAGCCGGAGGATGCGTTGCTGCTCAGCGAATTCACCATGCTCAAGACCGTGCCGGGCGAGGACTACAAAGTCTCGCTGACACCTGCGCCGCAAGTGGCGCAGTGCATTGATGGCGTGCTGGTGCTGTTCGATACCGAACAGAAAGGCCTGACCGGGGTGTTGATCAACGCGCAGAAAAAAGCTGTGCGGTGTATGAGCGAAGATACTCCGCAGAAACTCGAGAAGTGATTCTGCAGGTTCAGCCCTCACCCTAACCCTCTCCCAGAGGGAGAGGGGACTGACCGAGGTGTTTGTTTAAGCTACGTCGACCTGATCCATTGCGCCGAACACAAGTTTTGAAAGCGGCACAAATCGCCTCCCTCTCCCTCGGGAGAGGGCTGGGGTGAGGGGCTACGATGTCTGATCCCACAAAAAAAGCCCCGCCTGATCAACTCAGGCGGGGCTTTTGCGTTACCGGGTGGAGCTTAGTTCGAGCTCACCGAAGAACGCGGTGCTACTGGCTGGTTGTCGTTGGAGATGGTCACTTCCACACGACGGTTCATC
This window contains:
- a CDS encoding alpha/beta hydrolase, with amino-acid sequence MRILGILCLLLTLGGCSSLLFYPEPGQIFTPDKAKLEYRTVTLVTADGLKLNAWWLPAKPGVEVKGTVLHLHGNGGNLPMHLGGSWWLPKNGYQVLLVDYRGYGLSEGKPSLPAIYQDIDAAFAWLDNAPEVKGKPLVLLGQSLGGAMSVHWLAQHPERQKQLKALVLDGVPASYRSVGQFALSTSWLTWPLQVPLSWLVPDGDSAINSMAQLTGVPKLIFHSIDDPLVPMANGIRLYQAAPPPRVLQLTRGGHVQTFGDPVWRQVMLRYLDDPKHFEGLRRLGEIPNYPPPPNSEDETPQ